In the genome of Sciurus carolinensis chromosome 3, mSciCar1.2, whole genome shotgun sequence, one region contains:
- the Tmem185b gene encoding LOW QUALITY PROTEIN: transmembrane protein 185B (The sequence of the model RefSeq protein was modified relative to this genomic sequence to represent the inferred CDS: inserted 6 bases in 5 codons; deleted 2 bases in 2 codons) has protein sequence MNPRGLFQDFNPSKFLIYACLLLFSVLLPLRLDGIIQWSYXGGVRPIWLWKLLVIAGASVGAGVWARNPRYRTEGEACVEFKAMLIAVGIHLLLLMFEVLVCDRVERGTHFWLLVFMPLFFVSPVSVAACVWGFRHDRSLELEILCSVNILQFIXIALRLDRIIHWPWLVVFVPLWILMSFLCLVVLYYIVWXLLFSTSLDVVAEQRRTHVTMAISWITIVVPLLTFEVLLVHRLDGHNTFSYISIFVPLWLSLITLMATTFRRKGGNHWWFGIRRDFCQFLLEIFPFXREYGNISYDLHHEDSEDTEETSVPEAPKIAPMFGKKARVVITQSPGKYVPPPPXLNIDMPD, from the exons ATGAACCCCAGGGGCCTATTCCAGGACTTTAACCCTAGTAAGTTCCTAATCTACGCCTGCCTGCTGCTCTTCTCCGTGCTGCTGCCCCTCCGCCTGGACGGCATCATCCAGTGGAGCTA GGGCGGTGTTCGCCCCATATGGCTGTGGAAGCTCCTGGTGATCGCAGGGGCCTCGGTGGGGGCTGGCGTTTGGGCCCGCAATCCTCGCTACCGCACTGAGGGGGAGGCCTGCGTAGAGTTCAAAGCCATGCTGATCGCCGTGGGCATCCACCTGCTGCTGCTCATGTTCGAAGTCCTGGTGTGCGACCGGGTGGAGAGAGGGACCCACTTCTGGCTGCTGGTCTTCATGCCACTT TTCTTCGTTTCCCCGGTGTCCGTGGCCGCTTGCGTCTGGGGCTTCCGACATGATAGGTCGCTGGAGCTGGAGATCTTGTGCTCAGTCAACATCCTGCAGTTCA TTATTGCTTTAAGGCTGGACAGGATTATCCACTGGCCATGGCTGGTGGTGTTCGTCCCCCTGTGGATCCTCATGTCGTTTCTTTGCCTGGTCGTTCTCTATTACATCGTCT TCCTTCTGTTCTCGACATCACTGGATGTGGTAGCCGAACAGCGAAGA ACACACGTCACCATGGCCATCAGCTGGATAACGATTGTCGTGCCTCTGCTCACTTTTGAAGTCCTGCTGGTTCACAGATTGGATGGGCATAATACATTCTCATACATCTCCATATTTGTCCCCCTTTGGCTGTCGCTAATAACTTTAATGGCTACGACATTTAGGCGAAAAGGAGGCAATCATTGGTGGTTTGGTATTCGCAGAGATTTCTGTCAGTTTCTGCTtgaaattttcccat taagaGAATATGGGAACATTTCATATGATCTCCATCATGAAGATAGTGAAGATACTGAAGAAACATCCGTTCCAGAAGCTCCAAAAATTGCTCCAATGTTTGGAAAGAAGGCCAGAGTGGTTATAACACAGAGCCCTGGAAAATATGTTCCTCCACCTC AGTTAAATATTGATATGCCAGACTAA